The genome window AGGTATTGGAAAAGACCTCATGTGAGTTTACGACCATAGTTAATTGAGTCATCGATGGCCTATAAAACTCTTCTCCCTCCAGATTCACTCGCTTCCAGTTTTCGCGAACATTGAGACAGGGCTCTCCAGAAGAGCGAAACAACACCTAAAATGTATATAATTCTTCTACAATGTCTAAAGTTTTGTTCCTAACAGCCTGAATGAATCGGTTTCTATCAATGTTGTCAACAAACCGCTAGTGAAGAATCTCTGGTGGAGGAGGAGGAAAGTGGCATGATAATCAGAACTCAGGATGCGGACTACAAATCCTTTACGCGGAAAAGGCTAACGATATTCGAACACAGGAGAAAACCGTTACTTGATCAGCTTGAGAGAATCAAGAATGAAATCGACAAACTGAGACCTGAGGAAGAGACCAGGAAACTTCGGGGAGCGGGTGGGGTACCAGCCGCAAAGCAGGAAGAAAAACCGCTAATTAGCAAGATAGAAACCTACAGCGAAAGAAGATGTAGGGAACTTGAAGCCAAGCAGCAAGAGGTGGAGGAGAAACTTGAGGCTCTCGACATCGAAGCGGAGGATATTGAACTGAAAGCTCTTGCTGAAGAGACAGAATATCTGGATAAGAAGAAGGCTGAGTATCTCGAAGCTCTGGAGAAGGCTAAGAAGAAATTCGAAGCCGATTGGTATTTGACCAATATAGAACTCAAGTATTCGGAGGAAGATTACATTCACAAATTGCTGAAACGACTGGAATCACTGGGAGAAAGACAGAAAGAAATCAACGATCTCAGGACCTATCGAGAAAGGAAGAACAGACAGGGGGCAGTCGGCGGAAGGTTGGTTGGCGCCCCCAAAGATCAGAAGAACGATTCAAGGAGAGCAGCAGCAGATTCAACTACCGAAAAGGGGCCGCTCACTCCTCAGGATGAGGACCAGTCAACGATAATGAGAAGAAGGGGCGGCGGAAGAATTGAGCGCGACGATAAATAGATATTTTTTCTGTCGCCAGTGAAAGCATAAGAAGTTGTTCTTGTCGATTTACAAGCAGGTTGGGTTTTATCACAGAACATAATAATAATAGTGTAACAAAATACTTTGTTTTCTTTATTCTGTTTGTCTTATGGGTGATTTGTGATGAAGCGCGCTGGAGTCAATCCACTGAAGTGCACTTTTTTGATTACCGGAACGGTTAGTGAAAGCAAGGAGAACAGCAGGGGTTACTAGATGTGGAAGATTCCAGAAGGTTAATGAGAGAAGCGAAATTCATTTCTTGAGTCCAGTGTCATGTGCTCTCTTCTGACGGCGGGTTCATAGTCTTCACTCTGACTATCTTGTGCAGTCGCGATCAGAGAGAGGTTTTCTTTGCTGTAATAGCTTTGCTATCATGAAAGCCGATTATGAAAACAAGACTACAGACTGACAGTATTGCTTATCATAGCCGCGGTTCTTTCCTCCAAACAACGCCTTAAAGCTGATCTTCAGATCGGCTCCTGTTTGGCCCCGAGAAACTATATGGGCTGAGAACTATCTCTGGTTTATCTGTCGAACATCGGCTTGTCGAGACTTCCATCTTTGCTGTATCCATACTCTTCCCAGTAACCCCTGTACTTGTCGTTGCCCGACAGCTCTATCTCTTCGACCCATCGCGCCCACTTGTAGCCCCACTTGTCTTCGACAACCACTATGAACGGGAAACCCTGGGCCGGAGGTAGTTCGATTCCGTTCAGTTTGTCGGCCAGCATGATATTTCTCTCTCTTATGTAGTCGAGAGTGAGGCTTGTCGTATAGCCATCAGTTGACTTGAAGATCACATTAGTTACCTTGTCGTCGGGCTCTGCTCTGTCAATCAATTCCACAAGAGGAATACCTTCCCAGAGCATCTTTGCTGTCCACCCCTCGACACAGTGAAGTATAACCAGCTTCTGAATGTGCTGAAGATCCTGCAACTCCGAATAAGTTAGAATGTACGGATTTTCTGCGAGACCTCCAATCTTTAGGAAGTATTCTTCTATATTCACGTACTGCACGCCCTTTATCGAGTTTTCTCTGAAAGCGCCGAGATCGTCGAGTTTGATCCCCTGATACTCCGTGACGACTACTTCTTGTGGAGAAGAGCCATTTGCACCATTGGCAACTCCTAACACGATAATGACCACTGCGACAATACCTATTAGAATGAGAACGGGTATCTTCAAGAAAAGCCTCTCCTTTTTATTTAGTATCGTTCTAATTAGATGACTTCTAAGGACTACTGGTTCAGAAGAAGATGTTATTCCAGTCAGATCGTTATCAGGAGCAGCAATTGGTCTGGAAAGAATATCTTCGAAAGGAGAGAAAAAAGAAGCAATTTGCTGACGCAGGCAAGTTCCGCTGTGCGAGGGAAGATGGCTGACGATTAAGATAACACACTGAACTCTGGGAAGAGCATGGCCCAGAAAAGCGTCTGGGGAAGCAAGGCCGGCTTCACGTGGAAGCGATTCAAAAAAGCGGCAGCCACTGACAATGGGATTGTTTTCGGCCTCTCTCGCCGCGGCATGGCACTCCAGAATTGCTTTCTTGGCTTGAGGCAGTTTAATGGTTCCGGCTAGCCAGCCTCTCGCAGCAGTCAACGCATTGCCCGGTCGGAGGTCACTCGGATAGTGCTTACTCCAGAGCGGCAACACAACTTCTTCGGAGTACTCAACTGCCCAGTATGCGAGCGTCGCCTTACTCTGAGTTTCGATCTGTCTCATGAGTGACTGAATATACGGAGCATCCCAGTCATTGAGCATCTTTCTAACTTTTGGCATACTAATCCTCCGCTAGTGATGGCTCTCTTTTTCATTGCACCATTTCGCGATCTCCACTATCAGCTCAAGAAGAATAGTTTTGTCATAGTGGAACTGTACAGCACCTTTGCTTGTTCTGTAATGACTTAGTTTATCTGCAAAGTGTGCGATTGCCTCTTCTCCTGGATAAATCCCCATGTGGTTCTTAAAAGAAGTGAAGTGGATTATGTTCCTCTTCTTCCAGAAGGTGGGCATCCTCCAAGATATTCTCTCTTCCGAACCCGGAAGCACCTCTCTGAGGGCATCCCTAACACTCCTCAGTAGCGATTGAACACCTTCGGGCTGCATGGTGATATACTCGTCAATCGTCTCTGGCGGTTCAATGCATGCATGTTTCTGATTGTGTTGTTCGAACTGGCGTCCGCACTCAGGGCACTTCCACATGCTTCATTCGCCTCTTTCCATAACGGTGACTTTTACGGTGTCACCAGGTTGCTTCCCGATAGTCTTTGTGATGGCCTTTCGAAGACCAATGATGTAACACACCGACGCGTCATCCTTCTTTATTCCCATGTTGACAACGCTACCATCGTAAGGCTCGCCGTCAAATGTTGCGTGGACTTTCAATCTGCCCTTTCCGAACTCCGACTTGAGGTCATACGGAAATTCAACATACGCCCCATCTATGTTCGGAATCCTTCTTATGACTGCCTCATATACGCAGGTCTTTGATTTCACGAGAGCCCTCCTTGTGCACTAACCATTTTCCTCAATAAAACTCTTACAGGCAAGGAAGTAATATAGTGAGATTTCAGAGTAGGAGATCACATTTGTTATCGCGTTTCTCAAAGTACTCCTGACTGACGCCCCAAGAATAACCGGACTAGAATGAGCAAGCACAGGTCAAGATGAAGCAACCCGTTACTTCTATGATATCCATTTTATTCTTGAAAGTGTGGATATCTCAGTTAAGCGTTCAGGTAAAAATCTCTGAAAGCAGCTCCCCCTCATTGCAAGTCCATCGCTAATTCTCGGTGGGTATTCTGAATCCAAAACATTGTCCGAGGTCCTTACGGCTGATCTCACATCTGAAGAAAGTATTCGATGATTGGAATGATGCTTGAATAGTGCCTGGCATAAGATTGCATGAAAATTTCGAGTGATCGAAGAGGCAAAAAAGGGAATCGCAGGACACTCCGTAGAATGATTATATCAATAGATTAAGTGATATGATAATTTCAAATGATTTTCCATTCAGAATGGGAGGTGTTACATGAGAGGATTCGATGAACTCAGGTATATCCGACCGACTCTAGTGATATTTGTCTTTCTCGTTACCGTCTTTCTTATGCTTATGCCGTACCACGTCTTTCAAAATGAAGCAATAAACTATACTCAGAAAATCTATTCGGGAATCTTTGAGACATCTGTCGAAAATCTGGGATCTGCTTTATCTCTGGGATATTTCCAGTGGAATGCTATGTACAACGCCGTTTTGTCGAAAGACGAAGTCTTCATCGAAGAGATGCTCCAGGAGATCCAAAATGAGTTCCCAGCAGTGAAGTCGGCCAGGCTCATAAGCAGACCGTCAGAGATACCGGTTAAAGATGTGTGCAGAGTATCTGCCTTAGAGCAGGAGCTTTATCTCTACTTCAACGTCTACGACAGCCATATGGAGAATGAGATATCCGATGCAGTCGTGATTGCCAGCATAGACAAGAATTTCTTGCTTTCAGAGATGAATCTCGATGGCAGAATCACCTTCTCACCAGGCGGATCGAAGAGTTTCGCCTACGGTCTGAGAACCGAAATAAAAGGATATGATCTTACCAGGTGGATGATTCTACATTCCGTGGCGGCCGGGATAATTGGCGTCTTGTTCATGATGGAAGTGCTGGCGCTCGGTCTTTCCAGGTACTACGAGATGAGTGGTCTTCAGGAAATCATGTATTTGTGGGAAATGGAAGATTCCCACACCGCCTTTCACTCCAGAAATGTGGCGAAAATCGCTGAGTGTTTGGGCAAGAGTCTTGGATTGAGAAGGAAGAAAATCACGGAGCTAGTTAACGGTGCAAAGCTTCATGATATTGGTAAGATGGGCATTTCAGCTAACATATTGAGAAAGCATGGCCCTCTTGATGAAATTGAAAAGGAGGTAATACGCAATCATCCCCAGCACGGTAAGGAAGTTCTCCAACATTTCAAATACCTGGAGAGATTCGTTCCTTACGCCTATCTACACCACGAAAGAGAAGACGGTTCCGGTTATCCCCAGGGTTTAAAGGGAGATGAGATACCGCTCGAAGCAAAGATTCTGGCTGTAGCAGATGTGTTTGAGGCTCTCACGGCAGATAGGCCCTACAGGACCGCCTATTCTTTTGCTCAAGCTGTGGACATGATGACAGAAATGCCTCTAGATCAGGATATAGTATCCAAACTGAAAAGTATCCTTCCGGAACTTGAGAACGAGCTTTGCGGGAGGAATCCGCGTAAGTGCGGGATCATCGGAAGTCAAACTTGACTTGCCGGACAACTTCGCCAAATGTTATGTGACGAAAACAATCAAGATACTCTTTTGCTTGTGACCCAAGCCTCGTGACGGGAATGGATTTCACGGTTGGTTCTTCTGTCTGCAAGACGCCTAAAATCGTGACCTGCAAAAGATTGACTCAACACAAAAGAGAAGCATAAAATAAGAGACGCGGTGGTGAAAATCACAGTTTCCAGAGTTATCCCGATTTTGGTCGTAAGGCTTGTTATCACGGTAATAGCGATATTCGTTCGTGAATTTACAATAGTCATGCACAATACCTAGAAACCGGCCATTCTTCAAAGGTGCATTTCTTTCGTTGTGACGGACAATGAAAACTTTTTCGGCAATGTATTTTCCCGTCTCTATCGCTTCTTTATTCGAACACAGTTGACTGTGAAGTATGGTCGCAATTTCTTGGTGAAGAACATGAAGCCAAGCCTTTCTGTAAATACAATCCCCACAGAAACAAAACTCCCGGAGCAACCGCCCCCCTCTTACTCAAATCGTCCTTAGACGAGAAATAGAATACAAAGGCTTTTATCGGCGGTTTTTCAGAAGGAGTAAGTGAACTCAGGTCTATATCTCGCGAAGACACGTCTCTTCATTGCGGGAGATCTGGAGCGGGCCAGTTCTCATTCAAATTAGCACCGCATCATGAGAGCAGAAGCAGGACCTTTACTGAACACTGCTGATGACTGTCACTGGCAGTTCTAAAAGCCTTTGGGCTAATGAAGCAGTGGTTTTAGATCGCCGAAAAACTGACGCAAAAACAAACAAGCCTCCCAATGGGAGGCTAGGTTTTCTTTGATCAAAGCGCTTCATACACGCAGGTAGGCACTAAATGTTTGGTGGCGGCGGTCAGAATCGAACTGACGACTCTGCGGGTATGAACCGCATGCTCTAGCCAGCTGAGCTACACCGCCTGATAATGGTAGCGGGGACAGGATTTGAACCTGTGACCTTTGGGTTATGAGCCCAACGAGCTACCAGACTGCTCCACCCCGCACCGAGTATATATCTACTTGCTATATTCTATATATAAATGACCTGCTTTCCTTGCTTCCATGGTGCCGGGGATGGGAATCGAACCCACACGGAGCCTTCGCTCCAACGGATTTTAAGTCCGTTGCGTCTGCCTGTTCCGCCACCCCGGCAACCGTACACAATGATAACACCAGTGCATTTCATTGTCAACCAGATTCAGAGCTCGACTGTCTGAAGATTCGATGGTATCTGAATCTCAAACTCATACTGGAGTTCTTCGGCAAGGTTTTCCAGCGCTCCCTCGTCACCGTGAACATAGATCAGTTTTTCTGGTTGGAGTCTTCTGGGGAGGTCAAGAAGCTCCTGGTAGTCTGCATGCCCAGAGAAGTTGAAGATATCTATATTCTTAGTTCCAATCTCAACCGTCTCTTCTCCCAGGGCGACTTGTGCATCGCCTCTCTTACTTGCTTCAAGCACCCTGTAACCATCTGATTCTGGACTCTGATAACCCATGAAGAAGATTCCGTCTTTGCTGTTCGGCAACATCTGTTTGGCGAAGATATACGATAGAGTATCTTCAACAAGCATTCCGGCCGAAAGGACAAGGAGCGCCGGCTCTTTCGAAAAGAGCAGTCTCTCAATGGCCTTGGGTGCCACAGTCACATTTTGCTGGAAGTTCTTCATGAACCACTTTCTATCCTTGTCGCTAATGCGCTCGTAATTGCTCATGTAGAGATTACTGAGTGAGGCTACCATTCCATTTGTGTATATGGGAACGGAGGGGATCTTGTTCTTTTCCATCAGCCTTAGAAGCATGTAGATTGCTTCCTGGCCTCTGCCAAGGGCAAATACAGGCATAAGAACCCTGCCGCCGTTTTCCAGTACGCGTTTCACTGACTTGCTGAGTCTTTCAATTTCGCTGTACCTTGTTAGAAGCTGATTTTCTTTCGAGCCGTAAGTTCCCTCTGAGATAAGGGTTTCCACCTTTTTTGGTAACTGGGCCGGTGGGATAGTAAGCTGCTGCGAAAGTGATATGTCTCCAGAGTAGAGAATTCTCTTTCCCTTATGCTCAAGAAAGATCGAGGCAGCTCCCATTACATGACCCGCTGGGTAGAGTGCCACGTCCACTTCATTGTCAATTGAGTACCTTTGAAAATACTCCATCGGAAATATTCTTCTCTTCAGCTCGTTAACTTCGCCGTGACTGTATAGTATAGGTTCAACGCCGTCTTTGGCGTTCTTCTTCTTCATTACTTCGACTGAGTTCTGAAGTATTCTTAGAGCTAAGCCCTTATTCTCTTGAGTCATCAGGATTGGCGCATTTGGCCATCTTTGAGATATGTAAGGTAGAGAAGAGAGATGGTCGTAGTGGGAGTGGGAGATCATTATCACATCTAGATCGTTTATGCTGTCAATTTCAGGTAGCGACTCGTAGCCTTCCTTTACTGGGTGTCTGCCTGCATCAATCAGGATATTCTTTCCGTCCAGACTAAGGAGATAGGAATTCGCGCCTATCTCGCGGCCGCCACCAAGCGGCGTAAGTGTCATTACAGTTTCCTCCTTCTTTCTACAATTCTAACAAAAACCAAGAAAATTAGCTTGAACCGTATTCTGATACAATTGCTTTGTCAAAAAGGGGTGATCTCATGGAACAAGACTGGACTATTATACTCGACTTCGCTTACCTTTCCATCCTTATAGGTGTCGCTTCCGTTCTGAAGAGGTTGATTTCTCCCTTAAGCAAGGTTCTCATTCCAAATGCAGTTATTGCCGGTTTTCTCGGAATTCTCTTGGGGCCGGAGGTTATGAAGATAATCCCCTTCTCTTACGATAGACTTGGAAACCTTGTCTATCACTTGATGGCAATTGGCTTCATCGCGATCGCGCTGAAGAGAACGAGACGCTCCACTACTAAGTCTTCTGTCAATACCGGCTTTCTTATCAGTATGTCTTATGCTCTTCAGGGATTAGTGGGGTTCATCATTGGTATCGCACTTGTAGGATTGTTCTTCAAAGATCTCTTCCCACCCTTTGGTCTTCTATTAGCTCTGGGATTCGCTCAGGGCCCTGGACAAGCCTATTCGCTGGGTAGTCAGTGGGAAGCGCTGGGCTTTACAGGCGGGGGAGCCGTGGGCTTGAGCGTTTCAACATTAGGCTTTCTCTGGGCGGCATTTGGCGGAATAGTGATGTTGAACACAATGGTGTATAGAAAGAGACAGGTGGGAATTCAGATCGAAAGACCCACTGTTAAGAAAAGGGTAGAGGTAGTGATAAAGGATTTCGAGTTCTCGGATATCGACGGCTTTACAATCCAGGCTCTGGCCGTGGGAATCGTATATCTCATCACTTACCTATTCTTGAAATGGTTCACGGGCTTGATCGGCGGGCTAGGTACGTTCGGAGAGACGTTCGCCCAGGTTTTATGGGGCTTCCATTTTGTGATTGGAGTTCTTTTCGCAATGGCCTTCAGAGCGATATATGAGAGGGTGAGGAAGTCAGAGAAATATGAGATCGAATATATGAACGACTTCCTACTTCAGCGTATCGGCGGGGGCGTGTTCGACTTCATGGTAGCGGCGTCGATCGCTGGGATCTCTTTCTCAGTCATACAGGAGTACATTTGGCCGGTAATAATTCTCACCTCGGTAGGCGGACTCTTCATTGCCGGCTACACGATCTGGTTTGGAAAAAGGATTTACGAGAAAGCGCCTCTGGAACACATCGTAACATTCTTCGGAATGCATACCGGTACACTCTCGACCGGGATGGCGTTGCTCAGAGAAGTCGACCCGACATTTGAGACGGGAACCGCCGAAGACATGGTCTTCGGAAGTGGGCTTGCGTTATTCTTGGGCATTCCGATGCTGATACTGCTTAACATACCTATTCTCGGCTACAAAACCGACCAGCCTATATACTACCTGTATTTCATTCTTGGCCTGGCAGCTTATATCGGGGCGATGTACTTCTTCTGGTTCAGAAAAGCAAAGATAAGAAGCAGAGAAAAGAAGAGGTAAGTGGGCAAAGAGCCGCTGAGAAGAGTCGTTATCGGTCAGCGGTTAACCGTACTCAGGAGAACACAGCTGCAAGTTGTCAGTTCCGAGTTGCAAGCTGAATAAGAACCGGTTATCCGTTCTCGGTTCACCGTTCTCCGACAAGTGCAAGACCAGTTGCAAGTGCCAGTGTGCCAAGAAGGCGAAGAAGGAAACTTCAAGCCATGCTTAATCGAAGATGAGGGAGGGCCCCTCGAAGCCGCCATGCAGGTGGAGGCTTCAAACCACCGTAAGCTGCTGTGGTAAAGAGCCATGGTAGTGA of Mesotoga sp. Brook.08.105.5.1 contains these proteins:
- a CDS encoding molybdopterin-dependent oxidoreductase, translated to MPKVRKMLNDWDAPYIQSLMRQIETQSKATLAYWAVEYSEEVVLPLWSKHYPSDLRPGNALTAARGWLAGTIKLPQAKKAILECHAAAREAENNPIVSGCRFFESLPREAGLASPDAFLGHALPRVQCVILIVSHLPSHSGTCLRQQIASFFSPFEDILSRPIAAPDNDLTGITSSSEPVVLRSHLIRTILNKKERLFLKIPVLILIGIVAVVIIVLGVANGANGSSPQEVVVTEYQGIKLDDLGAFRENSIKGVQYVNIEEYFLKIGGLAENPYILTYSELQDLQHIQKLVILHCVEGWTAKMLWEGIPLVELIDRAEPDDKVTNVIFKSTDGYTTSLTLDYIRERNIMLADKLNGIELPPAQGFPFIVVVEDKWGYKWARWVEEIELSGNDKYRGYWEEYGYSKDGSLDKPMFDR
- a CDS encoding DUF1801 domain-containing protein produces the protein MWKCPECGRQFEQHNQKHACIEPPETIDEYITMQPEGVQSLLRSVRDALREVLPGSEERISWRMPTFWKKRNIIHFTSFKNHMGIYPGEEAIAHFADKLSHYRTSKGAVQFHYDKTILLELIVEIAKWCNEKESHH
- a CDS encoding sodium:glutamate symporter — protein: MEQDWTIILDFAYLSILIGVASVLKRLISPLSKVLIPNAVIAGFLGILLGPEVMKIIPFSYDRLGNLVYHLMAIGFIAIALKRTRRSTTKSSVNTGFLISMSYALQGLVGFIIGIALVGLFFKDLFPPFGLLLALGFAQGPGQAYSLGSQWEALGFTGGGAVGLSVSTLGFLWAAFGGIVMLNTMVYRKRQVGIQIERPTVKKRVEVVIKDFEFSDIDGFTIQALAVGIVYLITYLFLKWFTGLIGGLGTFGETFAQVLWGFHFVIGVLFAMAFRAIYERVRKSEKYEIEYMNDFLLQRIGGGVFDFMVAASIAGISFSVIQEYIWPVIILTSVGGLFIAGYTIWFGKRIYEKAPLEHIVTFFGMHTGTLSTGMALLREVDPTFETGTAEDMVFGSGLALFLGIPMLILLNIPILGYKTDQPIYYLYFILGLAAYIGAMYFFWFRKAKIRSREKKR
- a CDS encoding HD domain-containing phosphohydrolase, which gives rise to MRGFDELRYIRPTLVIFVFLVTVFLMLMPYHVFQNEAINYTQKIYSGIFETSVENLGSALSLGYFQWNAMYNAVLSKDEVFIEEMLQEIQNEFPAVKSARLISRPSEIPVKDVCRVSALEQELYLYFNVYDSHMENEISDAVVIASIDKNFLLSEMNLDGRITFSPGGSKSFAYGLRTEIKGYDLTRWMILHSVAAGIIGVLFMMEVLALGLSRYYEMSGLQEIMYLWEMEDSHTAFHSRNVAKIAECLGKSLGLRRKKITELVNGAKLHDIGKMGISANILRKHGPLDEIEKEVIRNHPQHGKEVLQHFKYLERFVPYAYLHHEREDGSGYPQGLKGDEIPLEAKILAVADVFEALTADRPYRTAYSFAQAVDMMTEMPLDQDIVSKLKSILPELENELCGRNPRKCGIIGSQT
- a CDS encoding DUF1905 domain-containing protein, yielding MKSKTCVYEAVIRRIPNIDGAYVEFPYDLKSEFGKGRLKVHATFDGEPYDGSVVNMGIKKDDASVCYIIGLRKAITKTIGKQPGDTVKVTVMERGE
- a CDS encoding MBL fold metallo-hydrolase, with the protein product MTLTPLGGGREIGANSYLLSLDGKNILIDAGRHPVKEGYESLPEIDSINDLDVIMISHSHYDHLSSLPYISQRWPNAPILMTQENKGLALRILQNSVEVMKKKNAKDGVEPILYSHGEVNELKRRIFPMEYFQRYSIDNEVDVALYPAGHVMGAASIFLEHKGKRILYSGDISLSQQLTIPPAQLPKKVETLISEGTYGSKENQLLTRYSEIERLSKSVKRVLENGGRVLMPVFALGRGQEAIYMLLRLMEKNKIPSVPIYTNGMVASLSNLYMSNYERISDKDRKWFMKNFQQNVTVAPKAIERLLFSKEPALLVLSAGMLVEDTLSYIFAKQMLPNSKDGIFFMGYQSPESDGYRVLEASKRGDAQVALGEETVEIGTKNIDIFNFSGHADYQELLDLPRRLQPEKLIYVHGDEGALENLAEELQYEFEIQIPSNLQTVEL